A genomic stretch from Chitinophaga lutea includes:
- a CDS encoding MBL fold metallo-hydrolase RNA specificity domain-containing protein, with product MKITFHGAARTVTGSKHLITLKNGKKILLDCGMYQGMGRETVPLNHDFGFDPQEVDVMILSHAHIDHSGLVPRLCKLGYKGDIYCTPASRDLSEILLLDSAEIQEDDIKFVNKKNAREGKPYIQPLYTLEDAKRAVEQLTPVPYGKWHRIDEDLEVLFTDAGHIIGSACVHLRITESGVTRQVTFSGDIGRYGDPILKSPEVFPQADYIIMESTYGSTLHADVEPTDEALLKFIHETCVVKKGKLIIPAFSVGRTQELLYALNRAQLAGKLPRVDLFVDSPLSLEATQVTRMHPECFNRKVAKMLEVDDDPFSFPGLRYIKTVEESKMLNFRKEPCVIISASGMAEAGRVKHHIANNIGEWKNTVLIVGYCEPQSLGGRLMRGATEVSIYGERHEVKAEVGVIRSMSAHGDYEDMSQWLACQNPRGVKKLFLVHGEYEVQTVFKDWLHKKGFDDIEIPERHEEIGLG from the coding sequence ATGAAGATAACATTTCATGGTGCCGCCAGAACCGTTACCGGTTCAAAGCACCTGATCACCCTGAAGAACGGAAAGAAGATTTTACTGGATTGCGGGATGTACCAGGGTATGGGCCGGGAAACTGTGCCCCTCAATCACGATTTCGGGTTCGATCCGCAGGAAGTGGACGTGATGATCCTTTCCCACGCCCACATCGACCACTCCGGCCTCGTGCCGCGTTTGTGCAAGCTGGGCTATAAAGGCGATATCTATTGTACGCCCGCCTCGCGCGACCTCTCTGAAATACTGCTCCTCGACTCCGCCGAGATACAGGAAGACGATATCAAGTTCGTCAACAAAAAGAATGCTAGGGAAGGAAAACCGTACATCCAGCCGTTATATACGCTGGAAGACGCCAAACGTGCAGTGGAACAGCTGACGCCCGTTCCGTACGGCAAATGGCACCGCATCGATGAAGATCTCGAAGTATTGTTCACCGACGCGGGCCATATCATCGGCAGTGCCTGTGTGCACCTGCGCATCACGGAATCGGGCGTTACGCGGCAGGTGACCTTCAGCGGCGACATCGGCCGATATGGCGACCCCATCCTCAAATCACCCGAAGTATTCCCCCAGGCCGATTATATCATCATGGAATCCACATACGGCAGCACGCTGCATGCCGATGTGGAGCCGACAGATGAAGCGTTGCTCAAGTTCATCCACGAAACCTGCGTGGTGAAAAAGGGCAAACTCATCATCCCCGCTTTCAGCGTGGGCCGCACCCAGGAATTGCTCTATGCGCTCAACCGCGCACAGCTGGCGGGCAAACTGCCTAGAGTGGATCTGTTCGTAGACAGTCCGCTGTCGCTCGAAGCCACCCAGGTCACGCGCATGCACCCGGAATGTTTCAACAGGAAGGTCGCCAAAATGCTGGAAGTGGATGACGACCCGTTCAGCTTCCCCGGCCTGCGGTATATCAAAACGGTGGAAGAATCGAAAATGCTCAACTTCCGCAAGGAACCCTGCGTGATCATCTCCGCATCGGGCATGGCGGAAGCCGGCCGCGTGAAGCACCACATCGCCAATAACATCGGCGAGTGGAAAAACACCGTGCTGATCGTGGGGTACTGCGAACCGCAATCACTCGGCGGCCGCCTGATGCGCGGTGCTACCGAAGTATCGATTTACGGTGAGCGGCACGAGGTGAAAGCGGAAGTAGGCGTTATCCGTTCCATGAGCGCGCACGGCGATTATGAAGATATGAGCCAGTGGCTGGCCTGCCAGAATCCGCGCGGGGTGAAGAAATTATTCCTCGTACATGGGGAATATGAAGTGCAGACGGTGTTTAAAGACTGGCTCCACAAAAAAGGATTCGACGATATTGAAATACCCGAGCGGCACGAGGAGATCGGCCTGGGTTAA
- a CDS encoding sensor histidine kinase, producing the protein MRLTRIFMILAVCLHGIAARAQRTDTYTFSHISIEDGLAGNHISSILQDRKGFIWIAGTALQRYDGERFLTITNFDRLPGSMYYEDIALFEDRTGRIWIGTPDNIRMYDPVTAKVRAVPIEDGLLFAGNVGCHAIIQDNKGVIWTTTSAGLLMLDSAASRFRRAPGLPDSIRRQMNSAILEDYTGRLWLSGTNGLYVYSADRREVYSHYNNPAGLTAFGMGYSVKKLYEDSKHRIWMASRGSKELFVWNPVNNRLRAYRFVNRNNDSDQVYDISEDLQGNIWTAMLGNGLYRHNNTHDTFDLRIPGNNADALGLHFDYESNCLLHDRDGHLWVGTDKGINIMSLHNQSFTRLDYRRSFPDSEVTGIYRATNGDAYIGYWGAGFVRLNTALQLQQQYTYSATGNGLPEERSLVWSFAELRNGRILIGQENGYISEFDPQQRRFKNYRPKGLYDQTVLTITPEKDTTVWLGIYKHGLARWNPVQNTISNYPQVLHAIQRNTSVMAIVPQADSLLWLATTSGGLLRFHKDRGLVEKQVMFRHHNDTVRNITSLLRYNDSLLVAGTDHGIFFYNHLRNTWEVQDINGEHFDEWILSMHKAAEEDAIWFTTQYGFYRLNGKTRTFSAFIQNDDIIDNHRRVRRNIALLSNGDLLVGASDHAVSFSPQHLQEKPAPPDVTIVEMRVMNQLVNTDSVAGTDRAIMLPHDQNFISISFKSLQYHNENARYYYQLEGVDADWLPAESLLVARYTDLSPGRYTFRVKSMNTAGIFSRNTTYFRIEIKPAFWQTWWFRALGVLVLLGLIYGYFRFRVYLVKKDAKSRAAFREELAQLEMKALRAQMNPHFIFNALNSIQTFMMKNQTEQALAYLSRFARLIRNVLDTSQLNNISITREGSMLENYLELEKLRLDNKFDYRIDVDPALDSDFVEIPAMVLQPFVENAIWHGLLHKEEKGLLHIAFIRENGQIHVVIEDDGIGRDAATIIKQQSHPAHVSRGLQITKDRLQIYNSRFNLDASFDIEDLRDAAGKPSGTRVNLWFPLQDD; encoded by the coding sequence ATGCGTCTGACCCGGATATTCATGATACTGGCAGTTTGTTTGCACGGCATCGCTGCCCGGGCACAGCGGACTGATACCTATACCTTCTCTCATATCTCCATTGAAGACGGGTTGGCGGGGAATCATATATCCTCCATCCTGCAAGACCGTAAGGGTTTTATCTGGATAGCCGGCACCGCCCTTCAGCGCTACGACGGCGAACGTTTCCTGACCATCACCAACTTCGACCGGCTGCCCGGTTCGATGTATTATGAAGATATCGCCCTGTTCGAAGACCGTACAGGCCGCATCTGGATAGGCACGCCGGACAACATCCGTATGTACGACCCCGTTACCGCCAAAGTAAGAGCCGTGCCGATCGAAGACGGACTGCTGTTTGCCGGCAATGTGGGCTGCCATGCCATTATCCAGGATAACAAAGGCGTGATCTGGACCACTACCTCCGCCGGGCTGTTGATGCTCGACAGTGCGGCCAGCCGCTTCCGCAGGGCGCCCGGGCTGCCGGACAGTATCCGCCGCCAGATGAACAGCGCCATTCTTGAAGACTATACCGGTCGCCTCTGGCTGAGCGGCACCAACGGCCTTTACGTGTACAGCGCCGACCGCCGTGAAGTGTACAGCCATTACAACAACCCCGCCGGCCTGACCGCTTTCGGTATGGGCTACAGCGTCAAGAAACTGTATGAAGATTCGAAACACCGTATCTGGATGGCCAGCCGCGGCAGCAAGGAGCTGTTCGTCTGGAACCCTGTCAATAACCGGCTGCGGGCTTACCGCTTCGTGAACAGAAATAACGACAGCGACCAGGTGTACGACATCAGCGAAGACCTTCAGGGCAACATCTGGACCGCCATGCTGGGCAACGGCCTTTACCGGCATAACAATACCCACGATACTTTCGACCTGCGCATCCCCGGCAACAATGCGGACGCGCTGGGCCTGCACTTCGACTATGAATCCAACTGCCTGCTGCACGACCGCGATGGCCACCTCTGGGTGGGCACCGACAAGGGCATCAACATCATGAGCCTGCACAACCAGTCGTTCACCCGCCTCGATTACCGCCGCAGCTTCCCCGATTCGGAAGTGACCGGAATTTACCGCGCCACCAACGGCGACGCCTACATCGGCTATTGGGGAGCAGGGTTCGTACGGCTCAACACTGCGCTCCAGCTGCAGCAGCAATACACCTACAGCGCCACCGGCAACGGTCTGCCGGAGGAAAGAAGCCTCGTGTGGAGCTTTGCGGAGCTGCGCAACGGCCGCATCCTGATCGGGCAGGAAAACGGGTACATCTCCGAATTCGATCCGCAGCAGCGCCGCTTTAAAAACTACCGGCCCAAGGGGCTGTACGACCAGACCGTGCTCACCATCACACCGGAAAAAGACACCACCGTTTGGCTAGGCATATACAAACACGGCCTTGCCCGCTGGAACCCTGTACAGAACACCATCTCCAACTATCCGCAGGTGCTGCATGCCATACAGCGCAATACTTCGGTGATGGCCATCGTGCCGCAGGCCGATTCCCTGCTCTGGCTCGCCACCACCAGCGGCGGACTGCTCCGCTTCCACAAAGACCGCGGGCTGGTGGAAAAACAGGTCATGTTCCGCCACCACAACGATACCGTGCGCAACATCACAAGCCTGCTGCGGTACAACGACAGCCTGCTGGTGGCGGGCACCGACCACGGCATCTTTTTCTACAACCATCTCCGCAACACCTGGGAGGTACAGGATATCAACGGCGAACATTTCGACGAATGGATCCTGAGCATGCATAAAGCCGCCGAAGAAGATGCCATCTGGTTCACGACGCAGTACGGCTTTTACCGCCTCAACGGCAAAACCCGCACCTTCAGCGCCTTCATACAGAACGACGATATCATCGACAACCACCGCCGCGTGCGGCGCAACATTGCCCTGCTTTCGAACGGCGACCTGCTGGTGGGCGCCTCCGACCACGCGGTGAGTTTTTCACCGCAGCACCTCCAGGAAAAACCCGCACCGCCCGATGTGACCATCGTGGAGATGCGGGTGATGAACCAGCTGGTGAACACCGATTCCGTAGCCGGCACCGACCGCGCCATCATGCTCCCGCACGATCAGAACTTTATCAGCATCTCGTTCAAATCACTGCAATACCATAACGAGAATGCCCGGTACTATTATCAACTCGAAGGCGTGGACGCCGACTGGCTGCCGGCCGAAAGCCTGCTGGTGGCGCGGTACACCGATCTTTCCCCCGGCCGCTATACCTTCCGCGTAAAAAGCATGAACACAGCCGGGATATTTTCGCGCAACACCACTTATTTCCGCATCGAGATAAAACCCGCGTTCTGGCAAACGTGGTGGTTCAGGGCGCTCGGCGTGCTGGTGCTGCTGGGCCTCATTTACGGGTACTTCCGCTTCCGCGTGTACCTCGTGAAAAAAGACGCCAAGAGCCGCGCGGCCTTCCGCGAAGAACTGGCGCAGCTGGAGATGAAGGCGCTGCGCGCACAGATGAACCCGCATTTCATTTTCAATGCACTCAATTCCATCCAGACGTTCATGATGAAAAATCAGACGGAGCAGGCCCTCGCCTATCTCAGCCGCTTCGCGCGGCTGATCCGTAACGTGCTGGACACCTCGCAGCTCAACAACATTTCCATCACACGGGAAGGCAGCATGCTGGAGAACTACCTCGAGCTGGAGAAACTGCGCCTCGATAATAAATTCGATTACAGGATAGACGTGGACCCTGCGCTGGACAGCGACTTCGTGGAGATACCCGCCATGGTGCTACAGCCCTTCGTGGAAAACGCCATCTGGCACGGGCTGCTGCACAAGGAGGAAAAGGGGTTATTGCACATCGCTTTCATCCGGGAAAACGGGCAGATACATGTGGTGATCGAAGATGATGGTATCGGCCGCGATGCCGCTACCATCATCAAGCAGCAAAGCCATCCCGCGCATGTGTCGCGGGGCCTGCAGATAACAAAAGACCGGCTGCAGATTTACAACAGCCGGTTCAATCTGGATGCTTCTTTTGATATCGAGGACCTCCGGGATGCCGCCGGCAAACCTTCCGGTACGCGCGTGAACCTGTGGTTCCCGCTGCAGGACGATTAA
- a CDS encoding SMP-30/gluconolactonase/LRE family protein, with product MKLKSAILCLLCAASPFIRAAAQQPTLEKLWTSDTTLRVPESVYFDAKRNVLYVANIDGAPWGKDGKGFISQLTPDGKITNLKWVEGLSAPKGMGVHGNHLYVADLDAVVVIDIAKGAIVTRHTIDGALNLNDITVSPKGTVYVSDSKRKKVHTFENGKSAELLDSAKSGLKGPNGLLFSQGQLLVLDGGAVNRAEKDNRIAKLVDVTKGTDGIEHVKADEYVVSCWQGEMFYVDLKAGTAIKMLDTQGEKLQTADIGYDAKKRIVYVPTFYGNRVTAYQLKPAK from the coding sequence ATGAAACTAAAATCTGCTATCCTCTGTCTGCTCTGCGCTGCATCGCCCTTCATCCGCGCTGCCGCCCAACAGCCTACCCTCGAGAAATTATGGACTTCGGACACCACCCTGCGGGTACCGGAATCGGTCTATTTCGACGCGAAAAGAAATGTACTGTACGTGGCCAATATCGACGGCGCTCCCTGGGGAAAAGACGGTAAGGGATTCATTTCCCAGCTGACGCCGGACGGTAAGATCACGAACCTCAAATGGGTGGAAGGCCTCAGCGCGCCGAAAGGCATGGGCGTACACGGGAATCATCTTTACGTGGCCGACCTCGACGCCGTGGTGGTGATCGACATCGCCAAGGGCGCCATCGTAACCCGCCATACCATCGACGGGGCGCTGAACCTCAACGATATCACCGTCAGCCCGAAAGGCACCGTATATGTGTCCGATTCCAAAAGGAAAAAAGTGCACACGTTTGAAAACGGCAAATCAGCCGAACTGCTCGACAGCGCGAAAAGCGGCCTGAAAGGCCCCAACGGCCTGCTGTTCAGCCAGGGCCAGCTGCTGGTGCTCGACGGCGGCGCGGTGAACCGCGCTGAAAAAGACAACAGGATCGCCAAACTGGTAGATGTCACCAAAGGCACCGACGGCATCGAACATGTGAAAGCGGACGAATATGTGGTGTCGTGCTGGCAGGGTGAAATGTTCTATGTAGACCTGAAAGCCGGCACCGCCATCAAAATGCTCGACACGCAGGGTGAAAAGCTGCAGACGGCCGATATCGGTTACGATGCGAAAAAACGCATCGTATATGTGCCGACGTTCTACGGCAACCGCGTGACGGCCTACCAGTTAAAACCAGCGAAGTAA
- a CDS encoding RNA polymerase sigma-70 factor yields MTENELIKRLFLNICEGGDMQAYDELYRLFCSRLIHFSAAITGSFHLAEEIVSDVFMMVWQKRRQLADVENPGVYLYVCTRNRSLNTLEQHRRNQHAHLDTLDTDALAMAPDQEEGMISAEVAQRIEAAIRSLPARCQLIFRLVKQDGMKYKEVAELLEISSKTVDAQLTIAVKKVAEAIRLNMPHDLAKSFLFR; encoded by the coding sequence ATGACTGAAAATGAACTGATCAAACGCCTTTTCCTGAACATTTGTGAAGGAGGGGATATGCAGGCTTATGATGAGTTGTACAGGCTGTTTTGCAGCCGGTTGATTCATTTTTCGGCCGCTATCACCGGTTCTTTCCACCTGGCGGAGGAGATCGTGTCTGACGTGTTCATGATGGTCTGGCAAAAACGCCGGCAGCTGGCCGATGTGGAGAACCCCGGCGTATATCTTTACGTTTGCACCCGCAACCGCTCTCTCAATACGCTGGAACAGCACCGCAGGAACCAGCATGCCCATTTGGATACCTTGGATACCGATGCGCTGGCCATGGCGCCCGACCAGGAAGAAGGCATGATTTCCGCCGAGGTGGCGCAGCGGATAGAGGCCGCCATCCGGAGCCTGCCAGCCCGTTGCCAGCTTATTTTCCGTTTGGTGAAGCAGGACGGGATGAAGTACAAAGAAGTGGCCGAATTACTGGAAATCTCCTCCAAAACAGTCGACGCCCAGCTCACCATCGCGGTGAAAAAAGTAGCGGAAGCCATCCGGCTGAATATGCCGCACGACCTCGCCAAATCCTTCCTTTTCCGTTAA
- a CDS encoding FecR family protein, which translates to MANELLPEEEKELERLLQQHPEASYIKEMLMHPWKDRERLFGPEEVDMALRRHKLRLEAAGDADDEPVPVRPKGKVRRMVLQLTGVAAAVALAFFVGRQWLPAANSPLEGAPQQLVTQKGSRSHIKLPDGTTVWLNAGSKLDYPKQFTGGKREVTLEGEAFFDVAKDADRPFTVRTKTFAIRVLGTEFNVRAYPQEDSAVTSLIRGAVEVVLDETENRVVRLRPNEKLTMLTAVVTPDNNGHNPVEIHQPVKSRLTEVEDSVIAETAWVENKLAFKKMPLERVAVLLEHWFDADIRFKNDNKRQVYLSGVFDKESLIEVLKALELTGSFHFRQGDDGVIWIE; encoded by the coding sequence ATGGCAAATGAGCTGCTTCCCGAAGAGGAGAAGGAGCTGGAACGCCTGTTACAACAACATCCGGAAGCTTCTTATATCAAGGAAATGCTCATGCATCCATGGAAAGACCGGGAGCGGCTCTTTGGCCCCGAGGAAGTGGATATGGCCCTGAGAAGGCATAAACTCCGCCTGGAAGCAGCCGGGGACGCGGACGACGAGCCGGTACCGGTGCGCCCGAAAGGTAAAGTGAGACGAATGGTGTTACAACTCACAGGCGTGGCCGCTGCCGTGGCGCTGGCATTTTTCGTGGGCCGCCAATGGTTGCCCGCCGCCAATTCGCCGTTGGAGGGCGCCCCGCAGCAACTCGTGACGCAGAAAGGCTCCCGCAGCCATATCAAACTGCCGGACGGCACCACCGTATGGCTCAATGCCGGCAGTAAACTGGACTACCCCAAACAGTTCACCGGCGGGAAAAGGGAGGTGACGCTGGAAGGCGAAGCTTTTTTCGATGTGGCGAAAGATGCTGACCGCCCGTTTACCGTACGAACAAAAACTTTCGCCATCCGCGTATTGGGCACGGAATTCAATGTGCGCGCCTACCCGCAGGAAGACAGCGCCGTGACCTCCCTTATACGCGGTGCGGTGGAAGTGGTGCTGGATGAAACGGAGAACAGGGTGGTACGCCTGAGGCCCAATGAAAAACTCACCATGCTGACCGCTGTAGTAACTCCGGACAACAACGGTCATAACCCGGTGGAGATACATCAGCCGGTGAAATCGAGGCTGACGGAAGTGGAAGACAGCGTGATCGCTGAAACGGCCTGGGTGGAAAATAAACTCGCTTTCAAGAAAATGCCGCTCGAACGGGTGGCAGTACTGCTCGAGCACTGGTTCGACGCAGATATCCGCTTTAAAAACGACAACAAAAGACAGGTGTACTTATCGGGAGTGTTTGACAAGGAAAGCCTCATTGAAGTACTGAAAGCACTGGAGCTGACCGGCTCCTTTCACTTCAGACAGGGCGACGACGGTGTGATCTGGATCGAATAA